From a single Brassica napus cultivar Da-Ae chromosome C9, Da-Ae, whole genome shotgun sequence genomic region:
- the LOC106426773 gene encoding RNA-binding protein 39 has product MRMEFDEYEYLEKTVEEGDGLDRKKEESERSYRKREGERRDVEEGDEERRSSRSKKSRGDGEENGEGRRRDREKERHRSSRDKERERERDKIRVRGGSRDRESDRERSSKERDRGDRGKSREREREKDRERRSKERERRSSSRSRREEKEREVVERGSRRNKDKKDEPEADPERDQRTVFAYQMPLKATERDVYEFFSKAGKVRDVRLIMDRNSRRSKGVGYIEFYDVMSVPMAIAMSGHMFLGQPVMVKPSEAEKNLAQSNTTTSVVGGTGPVDRKLYVGNLHYNMTELQLRQIFEQFGPIELVQMPYDLVSGQCKGYGFIQFAQFEHSKAAQTALNGQLEIAGRTIKVSFVSEHIGTQDANPKSADFDDDDGNGLALNAQTRVQLMQKLDRTGVAANIVGPFGVPALNGTALNQPGMNPGFPTSVLPTTAIPAFVTEPIGQPSQCLLLKNMFDPATETELDFDEEIKDDVGQECSKYGQVNHIYVDKKSAGFVYLRFESVQAAAAAQRAMHMRWFAQKMISATFMPPNEYEAKAKA; this is encoded by the exons ATGAGGATGGAGTTTGACGAATACGAGTACCTGGAGAAGACGGTAGAGGAAGGAGATGGATTGGATAGGAAGAAGGAAGAGAGCGAGAGGAGTTACAGGAAGAGGGAAGGAGAGAGGCGTGACGTTGAAGAAGGTGACGAAGAGCGAAGGAGCAGTCGGAGTAAGAAGTCTCGTGGAGACGGCGAAGAGAACGGTGAAGGTAGGAGAAGGGATCGGGAGAAAGAGAGGCATAGGAGCAGCCGAGACaaggaaagagaaagagagagggataAGATTAGGGTTAGGGGAGGATCGAGAGATAGAGAGAGCGATCGTGAGAGGAGTAGCAAAGAGAGAGATAGGGGCGATAGGGGCAAaagccgagagagagagagggagaaggATAGAGAGAGGAGaagcaaagagagagagaggagaagcaGCAGTAGATCACGGAGGGAAGAGAAGGAACGCGAAGTAGTTGAAAGAGGAAGCAG GAGAAACAAGGACAAGAAAGATGAGCCTGAAGCTGATCCAGAGAGAGACCAAAGAACTGTTTTTGCATATCAG ATGCCTCTTAAAGCTACCGAGAGAGATGTTTATGAGTTCTTCTCCAAAGCTGGCAAG GTTAGGGACGTGAGGCTGATTATGGATAGAAATTCAAGACGATCAAAAGGAGTCGG GTATATTGAGTTTTATGATGTGATGTCTGTTCCAATGGCCATAGCTATGTCTGGACATATGTTTCTTGGGCAACCTGTGATGGTTAAGCCCTCTGAAGCTGAAAAGAATCTGGCGCAATCCAATACCACTACAAGCGTTGTAGGTGGTACTGGCCCTGTTGATCGAAAGCTCTACGTGGGGAACTTGCATTACAACATGACAGAGTTGCAACTTAGACAG ATTTTTGAGCAATTTGGTCCTATTGAGCTTGTTCAGATGCCATATGACCTTGTAAGTGGTCAGTGCAAAGGTTATGGATTCATCCAG TTTGCCCAATTTGAACATTCAAAGGCAGCACAAACTGCCTTAAACGGACAATTAGAGATTGCTGGTAGAACAATCAAG GTTTCGTTTGTCTCTGAGCATATAGGCACACAAGACGCTAATCCAAAATCCGCTgattttgatgatgatgatggaaaTGGGCTG GCTTTAAATGCACAAACGAGGGTTCAGCTTATGCAGAAGCTGGATCGTACAGGTGTCGCAGCAAA CATTGTGGGACCTTTTGGAGTACCAGCGCTAAATGGAACAGCTCTGAATCAACCAGGCATGAATCCTGGTTTCCCCACATCAGTGCTTCCGACAACAGCTATCCCTGCTTTTGTCACAGAGCCTATTGGTCAACCAAGTCAATGCCTTCTATTGAAAAACATGTTTGATCCTGCAACCGAG ACGGAATtggattttgatgaagaaattAAAGACGACGTTGGTCAAGAATGCTCCAAGTATGGGCAGGTCAACCATATTTATGTAGACAA GAAGAGCGCAGGTTTTGTGTATCTGCGGTTTGAATCGGTGCAGGCTGCAGCGGCAGCTCAAAGAGCAATGCACATGAGATGGTTTGCACAAAAGATGATATCTGCAACTTTCATG CCTCCAAATGAATATGAAGCCAAAGCTAAGGCGTGA